A genomic window from Candidatus Bathyarchaeota archaeon includes:
- a CDS encoding threonylcarbamoyl-AMP synthase has product MTVLKATKINILKAAQTVKQGGIVAYPTETVYGLGCDPLNSEAVKRVLEIKGNRTKPFPVLAATLTDVDKIAFMSASGKKLASKFWPGPLTMVFQKKSALSDVVTLGLGSVGLRIPNNNVALSLIQLSGGLLIGSSANLSGENPPKSIQDMSEQLIAKVDMVLDGGVALEGTPSTVVDLTLGKPKILRAGPISLKQIFVTLALSDQ; this is encoded by the coding sequence ATGACAGTTCTGAAAGCAACAAAAATTAACATTTTGAAAGCAGCTCAAACAGTGAAACAAGGCGGAATAGTAGCATATCCAACAGAAACAGTATACGGACTGGGATGTGACCCCCTTAACTCAGAAGCAGTAAAACGAGTTTTAGAGATAAAAGGAAATAGAACTAAACCTTTTCCAGTTTTAGCTGCAACTTTAACTGATGTAGATAAAATCGCTTTTATGTCTGCAAGTGGAAAAAAATTAGCTTCCAAGTTCTGGCCAGGACCCCTTACTATGGTTTTTCAAAAAAAAAGTGCTCTTTCTGATGTTGTTACTTTAGGATTAGGTTCAGTGGGGTTACGTATACCAAACAATAACGTTGCTTTGAGTTTGATTCAGTTGTCTGGTGGTCTGTTGATTGGTTCGAGCGCCAACTTATCAGGAGAAAACCCTCCAAAGTCTATTCAAGATATGTCTGAACAATTAATAGCAAAGGTGGATATGGTTCTTGATGGGGGAGTTGCCCTTGAGGGAACGCCGTCTACAGTTGTAGATTTAACTTTAGGTAAACCAAAAATCCTTCGAGCAGGTCCAATAAGCCTTAAACAAATATTTGTTACATTAGCCCTTAGTGACCAGTAA
- a CDS encoding phosphoribosyltransferase, giving the protein MINLTTDQTFEQKTMKESNNSLELDLQLEVVSWSQVYRSLVDIAKAVQRSSFVPDVIVAVSRGGLVPARILSDLLENSNLDTVTTQFYVGVNETKNKPTITKEISGSVAGKKVLLVDDLTDSGESLKLVISYLSSKGASMVKTAMLHRKPWSVIEPDYFRYETASWVVFPWDQKENVKRLFEKLQALGNTVKDIKEKLINLGLNKEVVNQISEEKN; this is encoded by the coding sequence TTGATAAACTTAACAACTGATCAAACCTTTGAGCAAAAAACCATGAAAGAATCAAATAATAGCCTCGAACTGGATTTGCAACTTGAAGTTGTTTCTTGGAGTCAAGTTTACAGGTCCCTTGTTGACATAGCTAAAGCAGTCCAAAGAAGCAGTTTTGTACCCGATGTGATAGTTGCTGTTTCTAGGGGCGGTTTGGTTCCTGCTCGAATACTATCTGACTTGTTAGAAAACTCAAATTTAGATACAGTTACAACACAATTTTATGTTGGAGTTAACGAAACAAAAAATAAGCCAACTATTACAAAAGAAATATCGGGTTCAGTAGCTGGCAAAAAAGTTCTTTTGGTAGACGATTTGACAGATTCAGGTGAAAGCCTCAAACTTGTAATTTCCTATCTGAGCAGTAAAGGTGCTTCTATGGTAAAAACTGCAATGTTGCATCGCAAACCTTGGAGTGTTATTGAACCTGATTACTTCAGGTACGAAACTGCAAGTTGGGTTGTTTTTCCTTGGGACCAAAAAGAAAATGTTAAAAGATTATTTGAAAAACTTCAAGCCCTAGGAAACACTGTTAAAGACATTAAAGAAAAACTGATTAACCTCGGGTTAAACAAGGAAGTTGTTAACCAAATTTCCGAGGAAAAAAATTGA
- a CDS encoding M48 family metalloprotease, with protein sequence MNLWKLRLSLIGTVAVIIGLSTLFFTVILALAGVSILLLPFIVVVFNIVQWLIAPYLISAMYRAKEVNKAEDPDLYNMVERLSQKSKMKTPKLMKAKMAIPNAFAYGSPLTGSRVAVTTGLLETLNEDEVEAVIGHELGHLKHRDVQVMMFVSILPAIFYFIGYSMLLSSMFGRRDSRDNGGTAIIGLASILLYWVLTLFTLYLSRIREYYADRHSVSIVENGANKLSQGLAKIVNSTSNMKQRGKKSGAGDSNSFKALFISDPDRSEIDSAALRQMGGSVGDRKLVEEVLRRKISTFDKIMEVFSTHPNIVKRLRALQQLA encoded by the coding sequence GTGAATTTATGGAAACTTAGACTGTCCTTAATCGGAACTGTGGCTGTTATAATAGGGTTGTCTACGCTTTTTTTCACTGTTATTTTGGCGTTAGCTGGCGTTAGTATCCTGTTATTGCCCTTCATCGTTGTTGTTTTCAATATCGTCCAATGGCTCATTGCTCCTTATCTTATTAGTGCAATGTACCGGGCAAAAGAAGTTAACAAAGCAGAAGACCCCGATCTGTATAATATGGTGGAGCGGTTAAGTCAAAAAAGCAAAATGAAAACCCCTAAATTAATGAAAGCAAAAATGGCTATTCCTAACGCTTTTGCTTATGGCTCACCACTTACAGGAAGCAGGGTTGCAGTAACAACGGGATTGCTAGAAACACTTAATGAAGATGAAGTAGAAGCCGTAATCGGACATGAACTGGGACACCTAAAGCATCGTGACGTTCAAGTAATGATGTTTGTTTCCATATTGCCTGCAATCTTTTACTTTATTGGTTACTCAATGCTTCTTTCGTCAATGTTCGGTCGACGAGACAGCCGAGATAACGGAGGCACTGCAATAATTGGACTTGCAAGCATCTTGCTGTATTGGGTTCTTACTTTGTTCACCCTTTATTTGAGCAGAATACGTGAATACTATGCTGATCGGCACAGTGTGTCAATAGTTGAAAATGGAGCAAATAAGCTGTCACAGGGACTGGCAAAAATTGTTAACTCTACAAGCAACATGAAACAAAGAGGTAAAAAGTCAGGCGCTGGAGATTCTAATTCTTTTAAAGCGTTGTTTATTTCCGATCCAGACCGTTCTGAAATCGATTCCGCGGCATTGCGCCAGATGGGTGGAAGTGTGGGCGATAGAAAACTTGTCGAAGAAGTTCTGCGGCGAAAAATTAGTACCTTTGACAAGATTATGGAAGTGTTTTCTACTCATCCAAACATAGTAAAACGATTACGGGCGTTACAGCAACTAGCCTAG